The following are from one region of the Brienomyrus brachyistius isolate T26 chromosome 4, BBRACH_0.4, whole genome shotgun sequence genome:
- the LOC125739623 gene encoding tripartite motif-containing protein 16-like: protein MAETSVAVDPNQFNCPICLDLLKDPVAIPCGHSYCMSCIKSCWDQKDRLGVYSCPQCRQTFIPRPVLGRNTILAEVVENMKKTGLQATTPADHYAGPGDVKCDICTGRKHKAVKSCLVCLASYCESHLQPHYESPAFKKHKLTDASGHLQDKVCSHHDKPLEVYCRTDQQCICYLCTMDEHRGHDTVSAAAGRTEIQKQMSETQREFQQRIQMREKELQELREAVGSVTSSAQSAVEASERIFTEMIRSIERRRSEVTKLIRDQEKAVVSHTEGDMKRLKQDIDELKRRHSELEQLSHTEDHIHFLQRYQALPVTPEAGFGPRISVSPRCSFENMRKVVSELKDQLENVCEKKMAEIHHTVTKDTVLPVLLPRTRSEFLQYSCQLMLDPNTANRRLSLSDGNRKATLGAKQPYPNHPERFDCRSQVLCRESLTGRCYWEAEWSGNGARIGVTYKGIGRKGHSAECRLGFNDKSWMLRCTPDSYSVQHNNEHTVIPIEPSGSRRVGVYLDWAAGTLFFYRVSSDGLTLLYSFTSSFTETLYPGFWVFKNASVSLCMLG, encoded by the exons atggcagaaacCAGTGTCGCAGTGGATCCGAACCAGTTCAACTGTCCAATCTGTCTGGATTTACTAAAGGATCCAGTGGCTATTCCCTGTGGgcacagttactgtatgagctgcataaagagctgctgggatcagaaGGATCGTcttggagtttacagctgcccccagtgcagacagaccttcatacccagacctgttctgggcagaaacaccatactggctgaagtggtggagaacatgaagaagactggactacaagcaactactcctgctgaccattatgctggacctggagatgtgaaGTGTGACatctgtactgggagaaaacacaaagctgtcaagtcctgcctggtgtgtctggcctcttactgtgaatctcacctccagcctcactatgagtctccagcttttaagaagcacaagctgactgatgcctctggacatctgcaggacaaggtctgttcccaccatgacaaacccctggaggtctactgccgtaccgaccagcagtgtatctgttacctctgtacgatggatgaacacagaggccatgatacagtctcagctgctgcaggaaggacggagatacag aaacaaatgagtgaaacacagagggaatttcagcagagaattcagatgagagagaaggagctgcaggagctgagagaggctgtgggctcagtcaca agctcagcacagtcagcagtggaggccAGTGAGAGGATCTTTACTGAGATGATccgctccattgagagaagacgctctgaggtgacaaagctgatcagagatcaggagaaggctgtaGTGAGCCACACTGAAGGAGACATGAAGAGACTGAAGCAGGatattgatgaactgaagaggagacactctgagctggagcagctttcacacacagaggatcacatccatttcctccag aggtaccaggctcttcctgtcacccctgaagctggatttggacccagaatctccgTCAGTCCACGCTGCTCTTTTGAGAACATGAGGAAGGTGGTTTCTGAGCTGAAGgatcaactggagaatgtttgcgaaaagaaaatggcagagatccatcaTACAG ttaccaaagacaccgtcctaccAGTATTATTGCCCAGGACCAGATCAGAATTCTTacaat actcctgccagctgatgctggaccccaacacagcaaacagacgcctgtctctgtcagacgGGAATAGGAAGGCGACACTGGGGGCAAAGCAGCCATATCctaatcatccagagagatttgactgccggtcccaagttctgtgcagagagagtctgactggtcgctgttactgggaggctgagtggagtggaaatggagcccggataggagtgacttataaaggaatcgggaggaaaggacaCAGTGCTGAATGTCGCcttggattcaatgacaagtcatggatgctgcgCTGCactcctgacagttactctgtccaaCACAATAATGAACATACTGTTATACCAATAGAGCcttcaggctcccgcagagtaggagtgtatctggactgggcggctggtactctgttcttctacagagtctcctctgatggactgaccctcctttacagcttcacctcctcattcactgaaaccctctatccagggttttgggtttttaaaaacgcctccgtgtcgctgtgcatgctgggatag